The DNA sequence ACCAACGCCCCACAAAAGAGAACCACATTTTGCTTGAACTGTATACTCATACTGTTGTCGCCCCCTAACAACCATTATGTCAAATTGCCCTGGTCGAAGAATCCTCTTGTGGTTTATCATGTATTCCGAAAATACATACTCAGTTACTGTTTGCAAACGGCTATCGCATATCTGCTCAGGGGACACGCAGCAGAGCCTGCATGTCCCCGGGTGGTTTTTGGACGTGCGTGCCCCGGGCTTGCGGAATTGGTTGTATATTTACTTCGATTGGAGAAATATGTCAGAAAACAGAGAGCTTCTTGTTTCGCTTGACAGAATTGAAGAGGAGATTGCCGTTCTTATTACAAAAGAAGGGCACATGTGGCTTCTTCCCGCGGATTATCTTCCAGAGCACTCGCGTGAAGGTGATGTTTTCAACGTTATTATTGAGAAGAACAGGGAAGAGACCGAGAAGCTTGCCGCCAGCATACAGAGCCTTCAGCAGAGATTGCTTGATCGAACCAGTGAGCGGAATAAGAGCGACCGGTGAAACCAGACATCTCAAACAAGGTTGGAAAGCTTGTCCTGGTTGCCACTCCTATAGGCAATCTGGATGATATGTCCCCACGTGCGGTTGAGGCGATTGAGAACGCGTCTGTTGTGTTTGCCGAGGATACCAGGAGAACAGCAAAATTTGTAACTGAAATGAAAAGACTGTACAGTTACCATGATCACAATGCTGCCGGAAGGCTTCCCCAGTTACTGGAATTTCTCCAGAATGGATTTACAGTCGCTCTTGTCTCGGATGCGGGTATGCCCGGAATTTCAGATCCATCGTTCAAAGCAGTCAGAATTGCTGTGCGGGAAGGATTCCAGATTGAAGTTATTCCTGGTCCAACCGCCGTTACCACCGCGCTTGTCGGATCCGGTCTTCCTGTGGACAGATTCGCGTTTGAGGGCTTTCTTCCAAGAAAAGTTGGAGCCAGAAAAAGAAAACTTGAAGAGATGTCGTCTTATGGTGGTTCAATAGTATATTTCATTGGTCCTCATCATCTCCTGAAGTATCTGGGAGAGATGCACGGGATATTAGGTAATCGACCTGTCTGTATCGCAAGGGAAATAACAAAAGTACACGAGGAATATATTCGAGGAAATATCTCCGATGTTATCAGGCGATTCGGTGACAGAAAGGTGCGTGGAGAGATCACACTTGTTGTTGGCGGGAAGGAACTCGATGAAGATTACTTTGATTGACTCTTCCGGTTCCCGTTCCTATTTTACAATGCTTTTGTAAAGCAATTCCCAGGAGG is a window from the Candidatus Aegiribacteria sp. genome containing:
- a CDS encoding DUF3006 domain-containing protein translates to MSENRELLVSLDRIEEEIAVLITKEGHMWLLPADYLPEHSREGDVFNVIIEKNREETEKLAASIQSLQQRLLDRTSERNKSDR
- the rsmI gene encoding 16S rRNA (cytidine(1402)-2'-O)-methyltransferase, with protein sequence MKPDISNKVGKLVLVATPIGNLDDMSPRAVEAIENASVVFAEDTRRTAKFVTEMKRLYSYHDHNAAGRLPQLLEFLQNGFTVALVSDAGMPGISDPSFKAVRIAVREGFQIEVIPGPTAVTTALVGSGLPVDRFAFEGFLPRKVGARKRKLEEMSSYGGSIVYFIGPHHLLKYLGEMHGILGNRPVCIAREITKVHEEYIRGNISDVIRRFGDRKVRGEITLVVGGKELDEDYFD